The genomic DNA GATGAGGTACGGGATATGCTGACGACTGAGGTGCAGGCACCTGTGTCAAATGAGAGCAGGGAAGAAACAGCGCTGCCGGCTAAGCTGTCCAAAGCGAGCAAGGTGCCGGATTCTGAGCAATCAGAGAGCCTGCAGCAGGCGGAGCTCGATTTTGAGCGGGGCTGGATGGAGCCCGGGGAAGCGGAGCATAGCGAAGCTGCGGCAGGGGAGATTGGGACGGAGCTGCCGGAGGAGTGGCGTGAAGTATTCGCCCGTTTATCCGCCGCGCATCTCAAAATGCTGTCCGCTCTGCTTGATGGAGAGGACACCGCGGTACGGCTCGGCATTGCTGAACAGGCCGGCTCCATGCCTGAGCTGCTGCTGGACGAAATCAACGAAATTGCGATGGAGTACATCGGCGACTTGCTCGTCGATGGCAATGAGATCGCCCTGGAGTACAGGGAAGAGCTGCGGAGTCTGCTTAGCTGACATAGGTCCAACATGTTCATAAAACGAGGTGACACCGATGAAACAGATACAAATACCAAAACGCCTGACCACGGCGCTGGTGAACTCCCTGACGGCAGGGGTCGTGCCGCGGGTCGGGCTGGAGCATATCGCCGTCGGGAGAAAGGCCGAAGTGGCTTCGATCCTGCAGGATATGGACAATATCGCGGAGGGAGGGGCAGCATTTCGCCTGATTACGGGACGATATGGAAGCGGCAAAAGCTTCCTGCTGCAAATGATCCGCAACTATGCGATGGACCGGGAGTTTGTGGTGGCGGACGGAGACTTATCGCCGGAGCGGCGGCTCGTCGGCACCAAAGGACAAGGGCTTGCTACCTACCGTGAGCTTATGATGAACATGTCCACTCGAACGAGACCGGATGGCGGTGCCTTGGAGCCGATGCTGCAAAAATGGATCGCTTCACTACAGCAGGAGCAAATGCAGGCAGCTGGCCTGCGGCCCGGCGATCCGGCGCTGCATGAAGCGGTAGAGCTTCGGATTTATGCGGTATGCAATGAGATGCAGAATCTGGTGCACGGCTTTGATTTCGCCAAGGTGCTGGCTGCCTATTGGAACGGCTGCAAGCTGGGGGATGACGACCAGAAAGCGGCGGCGCTGCGCTGGCTGCGCGGGGAGTACCCAACCCGGACGGAGGCGCGCAAAGAGCTCGGCGTCGGCGTCATCATCGACGATGACAATTGGTACGACTACATGAAGCTGTGGGCGGAATTTGCAGTGCGCATCGGGTATAAAGGGCTGCTGCTGTTTATGGATGAAGGCGTCAATTTGTACAAAATCACTAATAGCATATCCCGCCAGAGCAACTACGAGAAGCTGCTGACGATGTTCAACGACACGATGCAGGGGAAAGCCCAGTACCTGGGAATTTACCTTGGCGGGACACCTCAGTTCGTCGAGGATGAACGCAGAGGGCTGTTCAGCTATGACGCCCTGCGTTCCCGGCTGATGGATGGCCGTTACAGCAGCAGTTCGCGCCGGACATACACTTCGCCGATTCTGAAGCTGGACATGCTGTCCCACGAGGAAATCCTCGTTTTGCTGCAGAAGCTGCGGGATATCCATGCTATGCATTTCGGCTACGAGTCTCAGCTAGCGGATGAACAGCTGATCGCTTTCATGCAGGCGGCGGTGAACCGGCTTGGCGCCGAAGAGCTGCTGACGACCCGCGAGGTGGTCCGGGATTTCATGGATGTGCTGCATATGCTGCACCAGCATAAGGAGCTTTCGTTCGCGGAGCTGCTGGGCGAGCGGGAACGGGAGCATGCAGCGAGCACGGGTGACCGCAAGGACGGAGCGAAGGATGAACTGGATGATTTCCTGGCGGAGTTTGAGTTATGAGCGGATCTAGTTCTTTTTCCCGGCTGGCGCCGTTTATCCAGGAATATATTTACCGGAAGCAATGGGACAGCCTCCGAGAGGCTCAGGTCGAGGCCTGCCGTGTGCTGCTCGATACGAGCCATCATTTGCTGATCGCTTCCGGCACAGCGTCGGGCAAGACGGAGGCGGCTTTTTTTCCGGCGTTGACAGAGCTGTATCATCGGCCTTCCGGGTCCGTCGGCATACTTTATATCGGGCCGCTCAAGGCGCTGATCAACGATCAATTCGAGCGCGTAACCGAGCTGCTGCGGGAGGGGGAGGTACCGGTATGGCACTGGCACGGCGATATCTCCCAGGCGGAGAAAACCAAGCTGATGCAGCGGCCTTCCGGTGTCCTGCAAATTACGCCGGAGTCCCTGGAGGGGCTGCTCATGAACAGGCCGAATGCGATTCCGGCTTTGTTCCATGATTTGCGGTACATTATGATTGATGAGGTTCATGCGTTCATGGGGGCGGACCGGGGCATCCAGGTGCTGAGCCAGCTAACCCGGCTGGAGCGCATGGCCTCCTGTTCGCCGCGGCGAATCGGCCTGTCCGCCACGCTGAGCGATTACGAGGCCGCAGCCCGCTGGCTTGGAGCCGGAACCTTGCAGCCCGTGGAGGTCGTATCTCCCCAAGGCGGACGGAAGCTGAAGCTGTCGGTGGAGAACTTCTCGTTCCCGGATGCCCGTGATGAGCGGGAGGCCGAGCATTTGGAGCTAGCGAAGCAAAACTATTACAACTTCATTTATGATCACACGCATCGGAAAAAAGCACTCGTCTTCACCAACAGCCGCTCCGACGCCGAGCTGACTACGCTGGAACTGCGGCGGATCGCCGCGAAGCGGGAGGATCGCGACGTATTCCACGTACACCACGGGAGCATATCGGCGATGCTGCGCGAGGAGACCGAGGCAGCGCTCCGATCCGGCCCGGGGCCGGCGGTGGCGGCAGCGACGGTGACGCTGGAGCTCGGCATTGACCTTGGCGAGCTGGAGCGTGTCATTCAACTCGGCGCACCGTACAGCTGCTCCAGCTTCGTGCAGCGGCTGGGTCGTTCTGGCCGCCGGGGCGACCAGGCGTCAGAGATGATGTTCCTCTGTGCGGAGGAAGAAGATGAAGAGGCACAGCTGCCTGCCCGAATGCCGTGGACGCTCCTGCGGGCGATCGCTGTCATTGAGCTGTACGTCCGCGAGCGCTGGGTAGAGCCGCTGGATTTGCGGCGCAAGCCCGTTGGCGTGCTCTATCATCAGACGATGAGCACGCTCAAAAGCATCGGCGAGGCAAAGCCCGCCGAGCTGGCGCAGGCCGTGCTGACCCTGCCTGCTTTTCGCGACGTAGAGCCGGAGGAGTTCAAGCAGCTGCTGCGGTATTTACTGCAGACAGATCATATTCAGCAGACAGAGGAAGGCGCCTTAATCATCGGGCTTGGCGGTGAGAAGATCGTAAACAACTTCCGCTTCTATGCGGTATTCAAGGATGACGAAGAGCATGCGGTTTATAACGGCTCTGAGGAGATCGGCAGCATCACGACCGTGCCGCCGCCAGGCTATTGCTTCTCACTGGCCGGCAAGCTGTGGAAGGTGGAGGAAGTCGACAGCAAGCACAAAGCTGTTTATGTCAAATCCTCCAGAGGCAAGGTGGATACGCTCTGGCTTGGAGCCGGCGGCGACGTCCATACGCGGGTGATGCACAAAATGCGTCAGATCCTGCAGGAACAGACGCTGTACCCATACCTGGCTCCCGGTGCAGCCAACCGATTGGAGCGGGCCCGCAGACTGGCCCGGGAAAGCGGGCTGCTGCGCAGTCCGGTTATTCCGGCTGGCGGCGACTCGCTGTTTATTTTGCCGTGGGCTGGAAGCAAGCAATTCCGTACCTTGGAGCGACTACTGAAGCATAATCTTGCCGAGCCGATGGGATTGCGTCAAGTTGTCCCGATGGAGCCGTATTATATGGTCGTTTCGGGAAGAACGACTGCCGAGGAGCTGCTGGCAGGCATACAATCGGAACTATCCGCCGTCAGGGATGCGGAAGTTTTGCTGGATGCCGCCGAAGCGCCATACCTGGGCAAGTACGACGAATTCGTGCCTCCTGAACTGGTGCGGCGTGCTTTTGCCGTAGACGGACTGGATGTGCAAGGACTGGCCGCAGCATTGGCTGCTCATGAATCGAACTAAACAGCAACAACCAATAAGAAGCTCAGACATCCCACACCCCAGCCTAAGACAACAGCGATCTAGGACTGGGGTGTTTTGCTGTATGGGGCACATATATTTAGAGCAGCACAAATTTAATTTTGGCAGCCTATGCGTTATGGAAAGGAGCGTATAACATGGAGGAGCAGTGGAGAATTGCTGCTTATGATCCTGAATGGAGAAGCTTATTTCTGGCGACAGGAATGAAGTTAAGAGAAGCGTTAGGTGAGCTGGCGCTTCGGGTCGATCATGTAGGCTCAACCTCAGTTGCCGGATTAGATGCAAAGCCGATCATCGATATCCAAATTTCCGTTTCAAATATCGATGACGTATTTTCCTATAAGAAGCATATTGAGGATGTTGGTTTTATTTTTAGAGAAGACAATCCGGATAAGACCAAGAGATATTTTCGTGAGTTACCCGGGAGTAGAAGGACACATGTCCACGTCAGGCAGACCGGAAGCTTCGCCGAGCAAATGACTTTACTTTTCAGAGACTATTTAAGAGAACACAAGGAGGATTGCGTGAGATATGCGCATGAAAAACACCGACTCATGGAGCTGTACAAGCAAGAACGTGCCAAGTATGTCGAAGGCAAAGGGCCCATGATATGGAGCATACTGCACAAAGCGCATGCTTGGTCACAGCGGAATGGCTGGAGCCCTGGACCATCTGATTTATAAGAATAGGCTGGGGAAACTAGCATTTCTTATAAACTTAGGAGAGACACCGCTATTTAAGAGGGAACAAACGCGAGCTCGGTTTTGGCCAGCCTTCGGCCTAATATTAATGCACCCAATGTCTTACGCCAATCGATTTGAAGATGTATAATTATGGAAGTCAGCTCCGGCAAATATCGCTCCAGCTTAAGATAAGGGCTAGCTGCTGCGGCTTTTATTTTTTACACGGGGGAGGCACCTTTGATGAAGAAAGTGCTTGTATTGGGATGTCCCGGCTCTGGGAAATCTACCTTTTCAACACGTTTAGGACATCTCACTGGACTGTCGGTGATTCATCTTGACTCGTTCTATTGGAAGGCAGGCTGGATCGCTGCAACTGAAGAAGAATGGGATCAGACGATCGAAGAATTATTGAACCATGATTGTTACATTATGGATGGAAATTACTCTAGAACTTTAGATAAGAGGCTTATCGATGCGGACGTTGTATTTTTTTTCGATTTTCCGCGTTTATTGTGCATCTATCGGGTAATTAAACGCAGAATTCTCAATCACGGGCGAGCAAGAGAGGATATGGCAGCAGGCTGTAAAGAGAAGATCGATTTAGAATTTTTGCGGTGGATTTGGAACTTCAGGTCAAGAAGCAGGGGCAAAATATTAGAAACGCTTGATCAAGTAAAAGAACAAAAGCAGGTTATCATTTTTAGAACAACCAAAGAAGTAAAGGAATATTTGGCCGAAATGGAGTTGGAAAGGGTGAATGCTTGTGCTGGGCGATGATCTTAGGACTCAGCTGCTTATCAGACCTGCGCAACGCGAAGAGGCGCCAATTATTTTGGACTTATGGCAGAATTCGGCTAGATGGCTCAATTCCAAAGGGATCTACCAAATGGAGGCCGGAATATTTTAATTTGGAGCAAGTTTTGGAATTTATGAATGATGGATCGGACGTATATCTGGCCGAATGGAACAATGAAATTGTCGGAACTTATATTTTGACCTGGTCAGACCCGTTCATTTGGCAGGAGCTTGATAATTTAGAATCCGGGTACATACATAGATTCGCAGTTAATAGAAAATATCGTATTCGCAGAATCGATGGAGTGGGATGGAGTGCCAATTTATATGAAAAGCAATGATTCAGCAGGTACTCGACGGATATTATGAGAGATTCGGCTTGACGTTCAAAGAACTTACCCTCAGGCGGATGGGGAGCATATAAGAATTTATAGCTTGGATTTATAGTTGTAATCGTGCTTTATGACAATAGTTCGAATAAGGACGGCTGCAATGAGAAAAATACGTATCGGAGTAATAGCCGTCGGTTTGATCGTTGTGTTATTCCTCGGTATTTCGCTGTTTCTAATCTGCAGGTCAAACGGAGTTTCCAGCCTGAATTTGCATGAGATTAGGAAAATCGCCTGGAAGAGCGTGGAGAAAAATCAATACGATACTATTACGATAAAATGGGAAGAAGCTAGAGTGGAGCTCATCGAATCTAGAGATAAAAGGATCATACCCATTACGGATGAACAGAAGAAGCGGCTGGAGCAGATCGAGAAAACGGATTCCATATTCATCGCAGTCACATTTAATACAGAACAAGATGGGCTTTTAGCTCCTATTGTGCCTATCATCGCCCCCAAAACGATGAAGGTAATCGGTTTTTACCCAAGACTTTAATCAGGAACGAATCCCTAATAATATTGAAGGCAGGTGCTTCATGAAGCAGAACAAGTATGTTCGTTTGGCTGTGGTTGATGATGCGCAGGCTCTGGCTCAACTTAATCGTGAATTTAATGGCGTTGAAGCATCTCATTCCGATATCAAACAATGTTTGGTTGATTCGGGTGAAGTTGTAGTTATCGCGATCCTCAATGATGAACCTGTTGGATTTGCTTGTGGTCAATCCTATCAATCATTTTGCTATTGTGAACTTGCAGGAGAAATCACAGAGCTATATGTCCGGGAAGGAGCAAGGAGACAAGGATTAGCCGCTGAACTCATTCACGAGATTGAAGCAGAGTTGAAACGGCGGGGAGTGAGAACAATCAAAGTTCATACAGGACTGCGCAATGAGGCTGCGATGCAGACCTACACCAACTCACATTACATCAAAAAAGACGAAGTTGTTTTTCAGAAAAATATCTAACTTAATGGGAGGGAATATCTCATATGAAAAATGCAGCACTTTTAGTAGTGGACGTTCAAAACGCATTAGTAGAGGCCAAGCCATTTGATATTGAGGTCGTTATAAGCAATATAGAGAGACTGATTTCCACATGCCGTGAAAACAGCATAGAGGTCATTTATGTCCAGCACGATGATCCTGTCGGTGAGGCATTGGAACCGAATACGGAGGGCTGGCAAATTTATAGTGGGATTAGTCCGCTCGCCAATGAAAAGGTGATCAACAAAAAATTCAACTCCGCCTTTAAAGGGACAAATTTAAAAGAGTATTTGGAGCGTAAAGGAATCGAGCAATTAATAATCACAGGGATGCAAACAGAGTATTGCATAGATACGACTCTAAAGGCGGCTTTTGAGTACGGGTTTCAAGTGATGATCCCCGAGAGAACAAACACAACCTTCGATAATGGGGATTTATTAGCCAGCGATTTATATCATTTCTACAATTTTAATATATTTCAGGGCCGGTTTGGGATTGTAGAACCCATTGAAGATACAGTTGGCCGAATCAAAAATCAAGGATGTTAATCAAAAGTGAGGGAATAGAATGAATCAAGATTTTTTAGCTTCACATATCAAACGGACGAATCGCAACCTGTTTATTTCCACCGTTTTAATTATTGCACTCTTACTCGCTATGATTTCTCTTGGCGGATTAAAGGCAGTATTACAATTGCTTGAATATTTGAACGATGGCGATTGGATTTATTTATTGCTCGATTTGGGGTCTGTTGTATTGTTATTGGCAGGACTTATGCTTTCAGGACTAGCATTGGTGCTTACAGGTAAGCTGCTAATCAGGGTATTTAAGGTACAGCATCATCCAATACATAAAGCGGCTGAAATCTACGGCAAGTTTAATGATGTCTCTTATTACATAGCCAGCGAATTATCTCACCCAGGAACCAAGAGATATAAAGAAGTCATAATCACGGAGAATTGGATTATAAAAATCACTACGTTTGGCTTGAATATTCTTAAAATAGCTGATGTGGTATGGGCATACAATTCAGTCACCAAACATGAACAAGGTCTGATTGGGCCGGGAATAGCTGCCGCGCCAACCGAGGTGGCAAAAACGTTTAGCGTGATGATTCATTCGAAAAACCCGATTTTACCGAAGATGAGAATTAGCAGGACGCATGAACTGGACACCGTCGGGCATAGCGAGCGGAATGCGGTTGAAGGGGAACATAAAAGAAATCTGATGCTAAATATTCTAGAAGATTTGGAACAAAGGCATCCGAATGCCGTTTATGAGTACTCCAGCGAGCTAGAGGAGCTATGGACCAAGGATAAAATGCTTTTTATAAGAAGTGCCGGATTCACTGTTGACTAGAAATAGATGATCAATGAAAAAGGTGTGTATCAATTCGTCAGGAGGAAGCACCAGCAGCGTAGCGAACAAAAATGAAGATGCTATGTTCATTATACATGACGAAGAAGAGTGTTGGACTTTTGCAGTCAAGGCTACTTGAAATTTGCAAATCGGAGACCGTATTTTTTGATTTAGAGCCGTAAATGATCCGTTTATTTTCCGGGGCAGATTTTAGAGATCAATGTAAAGCTATTACAGGCGAAACATCTTGCCTAATATGTTTTCAATCTGGGGAGTATTTATGGTGGTTGTTCATTGGTCGTATGGCGTATTTATTGCATCCTGAATTAGCGAAGTTTAAGCAGTATGGGCTGAATCAAAGACAGTTTTATGAGTGGATTGGTCAGATTAACACTTTTGAATTATCGGTGCCTTGCTATACTTCAGGAAAGAGGTCAGAGACAGTGTATTGATGATTTGCTGGGGATTTATAAATAAACATCAAGCTATGCTGCCTTCAGATAACAAAAAAACGGCACAAGGTGCCGCGGGTTTGAGCGCTGGATGTAGTACCAAGATCAGAATCCGCAAATAGCAGTACTAGTCATTCTTATGATCATGCGCATGGAATGTGGGGCCTTTGCATAGATAGCTTTTCCCTAACCTATTTTAGTAACTTACTATTCTTTGCTTATGATCCTGATTCGGCAAGGGATCGGCGAGGAAAGCAGCGAATCAGGGAGACTAAATCATGATCAATTACTTAATAACCAGCTTTTTTCTAACCATGATTATTCATACCGCGGAAACGTTGTCTTATTCTTTAAGGTATGCCGGAGTGAAAATAAACAAAATTGCCGTTGCATTGTCCTTGACGGGTATTATGGTGCTGGTCTCAAGAACGGCAAACTTGATTCAAGCGCCATTAACTGCGAAGTTTATTGATTTTGCCAGGGCGGATCCAACATTTAACGTGCTCCAATATCTTAGAATCATCTTGATCGCTGCTTCGGTCGGGACATTTATAGCCATTGTTCTCTTTCCTACGTTTGTGAATATTTGGGCGAGAGTGATCTCGAAGCTGGGGCTTGCGGGTTCGCTGCCGCGGCTCATTGCCAGTGTAACGGTAGCTCAGCTGCGGAATACAAAGCGTTATATCGCTAAACCAACGTTTCGTTTAAAGGAGTTTCGTTATTTGGGTGTTTCCAAGCGATTTATATTCTTAAACGTCGTTGTAACGGCAATTTATACGGTGGGCGTGCTATCCTCCTTGTATGCGGCTCACCTGGTTCCTGAATTAAGTACGATGGCGTCGCAATCCTCCGGTTTGATTAATGGAATCGCGACGATCCTGTTAACCATATTCATAGACCCCCAGGTAGGATTGATCACGGATCGGGCTCTTAGTCAGGAAGAGTATAAAGAGCAGCTGGGGAAAATATACATGCTGCTGATGACATCGCGTTTCTTAGGGACGTTGGCTGCGCAAACATTGCTCCTTCCAGCATCCTATTTTATATGCAAGGTCATCCTGCTGATCTAGGGCAGCGGTAATGTACCGCCACGACAAACAGGCTGATCCGAATCAACTTGATTCGAGTCAGCCCGTTTTTTATAAGATTGGTTATTTAACTTTAACTGTGACAATATCGCTTTTCGTGATGCCGCTGCTGTTTTCCAGTTCTACCTGGTACTTATATTCTCCGGCGGTTTTGCCTTCGATCATGGTCACCGCATATTGTGCGTGCGGAGTAGAAGCGGTGAGAGTCTGGGTATCCATAAGAACGCCGTTTTCGTAAAGGCGATAGACGGTGGCGTTCGTGCCCCACCATAAATTCATCGTCAGCTGATAGCTGCCGTCGCCGTCCCAATTATCATCGGCCAGTACCGGTTTGGCCGGGGCAGCATGTTTAACGGTAACGGTTCGGGCTTCACAGGCGGTCGTGCCGAATTTATTGATAAGTTCGCAGGTGTAGGTATAGGTCCCGTTCGGCCGCCCCGTAATTTCCGTAGAAGCTATCTGTGCGGAGGGAGAATCGTCCGTCAGCTTCTGCGTATCGATCAGCTGCCCGTTCTCATAGAGCTTATACTCGCTGCCATTATTACCCCACCACATGTTCATGATAATGGTATAGTCGCCGTCTAGCAGGCCAGTGTCGTATCCGTTATTATCGGTTAATGCCGGCTTCCCAGGAGCCCCAGAAGCTTTAATCGGCTCCTCCGGTTCATTAGGCGCTCCTGCATAAGTGATCAGCGGGGGTTTAGGCTGCTCCATGCCTTCGCCCAGGAAGAAGCCCGGATGCGGCGGCTGGTTGTAGCCGGCGTTCTGCCAGGCGACCGCGAGGCGGTATACTGGATCATGCATCAAAGTACGAAGCTTGTATTCCGTCGGATCTACGGTGGTGTAGACGTGAAGCTCCGTACTATCTTCGGATCGCCAGATGACCTCTTCCCGCCAGTCGCCGAACAGATCGGCCTGCAGCGACGGATTTCCTTTCGTGTAGTTGTTGGATAAGGTGCCTTCAGCCGTCAGCAGGTTCATGGTCGTTTTATTTTTGTAATCCCATTTATCGATCGTACCTGTACCCGTCTTCGTTTCGGTATTCCATTTGTGGTCGAGCAGCTCGCGCAGCAGGTCGCCGTCCCACCAAATTGCAAAGTTGGCGGAGGACGGGATTTTCTCGCTAATTAACTCGCCTCGTGCGCTATAGAGCCCCGTAATCGGAATATGCTCCTCATTCGTAATTGTCGACGCCCATGCTTCCTCTCCTGGATAATTCGGATCGATATCGGCGCTCATGCCTCTACCGGTATCCTTGCCCGTAAATGCGCCCCAGAGAATTTCACCGGTGGCTGCATCATGCATCTCCAGTCCGAACTTGGCACCTGTGCTCTCATGCACCCCGAATACCTCAAGTCCAGGGCGGGTCGGGTCAAGATCTCCGAAGTGCAGGGCATCGCCATGGCCAAGCTCCGTGCTGTACAGAATCTGGCCATCATCATCAATCGTGATGGCGCCAAAAATGATTTCATCCTTGCCGTCATGGTCCACATCGCCGACCGACAGATTGTGGTTGCCTTGGCCGACATAGCTTCCGTTGCCTTTATCATTCGTATCAAAACGCCATTGCTTCGTTAACTGGCCATCCTTGAAGCTGTATGCAACCAGTACGGTACGGGTATAGTAGCCCCGGCTGAAAATAACGCTCGGATGCTCTCCGTCCAAATAGGCCACAGCGGCCAGGAAGCGGTCGACCCGGTTGCCGTACGTGTCGCCCCATGCCCCCACATCTCCGCGCGGCGGGTCATAGGGGACGGTAGACAATTCAGCACCGGTCTCGCCGTCAAATACGGTGAGGAACTCGTCGCCGAGAAGTACGTAGCCCGTGCTGTTCCGGTGATCCTTAGTGGTGTCGCCGATGACCTTGCCTTGGCCGTCGACCGTTCCGTCAGCCGTCTTCAGTACGATTTCAGCTTTGCCGTCTCCGTCCAGGTCGTATACTAGGAACGGGGAATAATGAGCTCCGGCCCGAATGTTATGACCAAGATTAATGCGCCACAGCTGCGTTCCATCCAGCTTGTATCCATCCAAATAGACGATTCCGGTATAGCCGCTCTGCGAATTATCCTTGGCATTGGAAGGCGACCACATCAGGACGATTTCATAAGCGCCGTCCCCATCCAGATCGCCGATGCTGGCATCGTTGGCAGTGTACGTATAAGGCTGGCCGTCCTTCGTATAAGCATCAGCCGGTTTTTGCAGCGGAATCGACAGATATTGCTGCTGCCATACGCCGAACTCATCGCTGGCATCCTTTTCTTTACCGCCGATGACCGTCGTTATTATATATTTGGAATGTTCCTTTCCCTGCAGATCCACGAAATTCGTGCTGCTTGCGATCGGCTCTTTGTTTACTTTGATGCCGTCGCGATAAATGTTGAATGCGATATTGTCCGGATCCAGTCCAAGCATTCTCCACCCGATGTAGTTGCCGTCCTTCGTCTTTACCGCCACAGGAGCCCGGTCCAAATACTCCATCTCGCGGTACAAAGTCGTTACCGCCTCGGTCACAAGCATTTCCGACATCTCGGAGATACCTCCAGCATTAACTGACGCGACTTTATAGTAATAAGGGATGGTCGTAAGCACGGCCGGGTCCGTGTAAGAGTTTGTTTTAGTTTTCCCAATAAGCGTGTATTCGCC from Paenibacillus woosongensis includes the following:
- a CDS encoding ATP-binding protein, with amino-acid sequence MKQIQIPKRLTTALVNSLTAGVVPRVGLEHIAVGRKAEVASILQDMDNIAEGGAAFRLITGRYGSGKSFLLQMIRNYAMDREFVVADGDLSPERRLVGTKGQGLATYRELMMNMSTRTRPDGGALEPMLQKWIASLQQEQMQAAGLRPGDPALHEAVELRIYAVCNEMQNLVHGFDFAKVLAAYWNGCKLGDDDQKAAALRWLRGEYPTRTEARKELGVGVIIDDDNWYDYMKLWAEFAVRIGYKGLLLFMDEGVNLYKITNSISRQSNYEKLLTMFNDTMQGKAQYLGIYLGGTPQFVEDERRGLFSYDALRSRLMDGRYSSSSRRTYTSPILKLDMLSHEEILVLLQKLRDIHAMHFGYESQLADEQLIAFMQAAVNRLGAEELLTTREVVRDFMDVLHMLHQHKELSFAELLGEREREHAASTGDRKDGAKDELDDFLAEFEL
- a CDS encoding DEAD/DEAH box helicase — translated: MSGSSSFSRLAPFIQEYIYRKQWDSLREAQVEACRVLLDTSHHLLIASGTASGKTEAAFFPALTELYHRPSGSVGILYIGPLKALINDQFERVTELLREGEVPVWHWHGDISQAEKTKLMQRPSGVLQITPESLEGLLMNRPNAIPALFHDLRYIMIDEVHAFMGADRGIQVLSQLTRLERMASCSPRRIGLSATLSDYEAAARWLGAGTLQPVEVVSPQGGRKLKLSVENFSFPDARDEREAEHLELAKQNYYNFIYDHTHRKKALVFTNSRSDAELTTLELRRIAAKREDRDVFHVHHGSISAMLREETEAALRSGPGPAVAAATVTLELGIDLGELERVIQLGAPYSCSSFVQRLGRSGRRGDQASEMMFLCAEEEDEEAQLPARMPWTLLRAIAVIELYVRERWVEPLDLRRKPVGVLYHQTMSTLKSIGEAKPAELAQAVLTLPAFRDVEPEEFKQLLRYLLQTDHIQQTEEGALIIGLGGEKIVNNFRFYAVFKDDEEHAVYNGSEEIGSITTVPPPGYCFSLAGKLWKVEEVDSKHKAVYVKSSRGKVDTLWLGAGGDVHTRVMHKMRQILQEQTLYPYLAPGAANRLERARRLARESGLLRSPVIPAGGDSLFILPWAGSKQFRTLERLLKHNLAEPMGLRQVVPMEPYYMVVSGRTTAEELLAGIQSELSAVRDAEVLLDAAEAPYLGKYDEFVPPELVRRAFAVDGLDVQGLAAALAAHESN
- a CDS encoding GrpB family protein, which encodes MEEQWRIAAYDPEWRSLFLATGMKLREALGELALRVDHVGSTSVAGLDAKPIIDIQISVSNIDDVFSYKKHIEDVGFIFREDNPDKTKRYFRELPGSRRTHVHVRQTGSFAEQMTLLFRDYLREHKEDCVRYAHEKHRLMELYKQERAKYVEGKGPMIWSILHKAHAWSQRNGWSPGPSDL
- a CDS encoding DNA topology modulation protein, which gives rise to MKKVLVLGCPGSGKSTFSTRLGHLTGLSVIHLDSFYWKAGWIAATEEEWDQTIEELLNHDCYIMDGNYSRTLDKRLIDADVVFFFDFPRLLCIYRVIKRRILNHGRAREDMAAGCKEKIDLEFLRWIWNFRSRSRGKILETLDQVKEQKQVIIFRTTKEVKEYLAEMELERVNACAGR
- a CDS encoding GNAT family N-acetyltransferase; amino-acid sequence: MKQNKYVRLAVVDDAQALAQLNREFNGVEASHSDIKQCLVDSGEVVVIAILNDEPVGFACGQSYQSFCYCELAGEITELYVREGARRQGLAAELIHEIEAELKRRGVRTIKVHTGLRNEAAMQTYTNSHYIKKDEVVFQKNI
- a CDS encoding cysteine hydrolase family protein; translated protein: MKNAALLVVDVQNALVEAKPFDIEVVISNIERLISTCRENSIEVIYVQHDDPVGEALEPNTEGWQIYSGISPLANEKVINKKFNSAFKGTNLKEYLERKGIEQLIITGMQTEYCIDTTLKAAFEYGFQVMIPERTNTTFDNGDLLASDLYHFYNFNIFQGRFGIVEPIEDTVGRIKNQGC
- a CDS encoding lipid II flippase Amj family protein, with the translated sequence MINYLITSFFLTMIIHTAETLSYSLRYAGVKINKIAVALSLTGIMVLVSRTANLIQAPLTAKFIDFARADPTFNVLQYLRIILIAASVGTFIAIVLFPTFVNIWARVISKLGLAGSLPRLIASVTVAQLRNTKRYIAKPTFRLKEFRYLGVSKRFIFLNVVVTAIYTVGVLSSLYAAHLVPELSTMASQSSGLINGIATILLTIFIDPQVGLITDRALSQEEYKEQLGKIYMLLMTSRFLGTLAAQTLLLPASYFICKVILLI